A genomic window from Paenibacillus sp. FSL K6-0276 includes:
- a CDS encoding rhodanese-like domain-containing protein, whose amino-acid sequence MYNVPQITPQELRQCLETGEDLVLIDVREDEEVAFGMIPGAQHIPMGEIPHRTEEIPSDAKVIFICRSGARSQRVCEYLQQFGFNTTNLSGGMIEWNETLS is encoded by the coding sequence ATGTATAATGTTCCACAAATCACACCGCAAGAATTGCGGCAGTGTCTAGAGACAGGTGAAGACCTTGTACTCATCGACGTTCGTGAAGACGAAGAGGTTGCCTTCGGGATGATTCCCGGTGCACAGCATATCCCCATGGGAGAAATTCCACATCGCACAGAGGAAATTCCAAGCGATGCCAAAGTAATCTTTATCTGTCGTTCCGGTGCTCGAAGCCAGCGCGTCTGCGAATATCTACAACAGTTTGGCTTTAACACTACAAATTTAAGCGGCGGTATGATCGAATGGAATGAGACACTCTCTTAA
- the aroA gene encoding 3-phosphoshikimate 1-carboxyvinyltransferase: MDVIVRPTPSLQGEFGALSSKNYTTRYLLVAALSEGVSTIYHPAHSEDSDAIRRCIADLGAVLTEDEEKIVIQGFGRHPKDVKELNVGNAGAVLRFLMAVAALSPEVTFVNTYPDSLGKRPHDDLIVSLEQLGVKVEHNEGKLPITIRGGKPVGGRITVSGAVSSQFLSALLFLTPLLEEDSEIIVLDDLKSKVVVGQTLEVLEQAGIVVHAADDYMSFKVPGRQDYAAKTYTVQGDYPGSAAILAAAAVTKSDVKVHRLVEQSKQGERAIVDVLRMMEVPLTHEEGTVHVQGNGVLKAVEFDGDAATDAVLAMVAAAVFAEGTSRFYNVENLRYKECDRITDYLAELTRAGANVEERRDEIIVHGMPEGVEGGVTINAHYDHRVIMALSVVGLRARQPLLIKDAHHVAKSYPQYFDHLRALGANVEWVQ, from the coding sequence ATGGACGTTATTGTTAGGCCAACGCCATCCCTGCAAGGAGAATTTGGGGCCCTCTCTTCCAAAAACTATACCACTCGTTATTTGCTGGTTGCCGCATTGTCAGAAGGCGTAAGTACGATTTATCATCCGGCACATAGTGAAGATAGCGACGCCATCCGCCGCTGTATAGCAGACTTGGGTGCTGTGCTTACGGAGGATGAGGAAAAGATTGTGATTCAAGGCTTCGGCCGTCACCCAAAAGACGTTAAAGAGCTAAATGTAGGAAATGCTGGAGCGGTACTACGTTTCCTAATGGCTGTGGCTGCTCTAAGCCCTGAGGTAACATTTGTAAATACGTATCCTGACTCATTAGGCAAACGTCCGCATGACGACCTGATCGTGTCTCTAGAGCAGCTTGGTGTGAAGGTAGAGCATAATGAAGGAAAGCTGCCGATCACGATACGTGGAGGTAAACCTGTTGGGGGTAGAATTACAGTTTCCGGTGCAGTCAGCTCCCAGTTCCTAAGTGCTCTACTGTTCTTGACACCATTGCTTGAAGAAGATAGTGAAATTATTGTCCTTGATGATTTGAAATCGAAGGTTGTCGTAGGTCAGACGCTAGAAGTATTGGAGCAGGCGGGAATTGTGGTCCATGCAGCGGATGATTATATGTCCTTTAAAGTGCCGGGGCGTCAAGACTATGCGGCTAAGACGTATACCGTTCAAGGTGACTATCCTGGCTCTGCGGCTATTCTTGCGGCGGCTGCTGTTACAAAGTCGGATGTTAAGGTTCATCGACTTGTGGAACAGAGTAAACAAGGAGAAAGAGCCATTGTCGATGTGCTGCGTATGATGGAAGTTCCTCTTACTCATGAAGAGGGTACAGTACATGTCCAAGGGAACGGTGTTCTAAAAGCTGTTGAATTCGACGGAGATGCTGCCACCGATGCAGTGCTGGCTATGGTAGCTGCGGCTGTATTTGCTGAAGGTACCTCACGATTCTACAATGTTGAGAATCTGCGGTATAAGGAATGTGATCGCATTACCGATTACTTGGCAGAGTTAACCCGTGCAGGGGCCAATGTTGAGGAACGCCGCGATGAAATTATTGTTCACGGCATGCCGGAAGGCGTCGAAGGTGGTGTGACCATCAATGCGCATTACGACCACCGTGTAATTATGGCACTGTCAGTAGTAGGTTTACGTGCTCGTCAGCCGCTCCTGATCAAAGATGCTCATCATGTCGCTAAATCTTATCCGCAATATTTTGATCACCTGCGCGCGCTTGGTGCGAATGTGGAGTGGGTACAATAG
- a CDS encoding CoA-binding protein: MSFENPSREQIGDILASAGNIAVVGLSDKTDRTSYMVAGAMQSRGYRIIPVNPLVDGEILGEKCYHTLAEIPEPVDIVNVFRRSEHCAKVAQEAADIGARVLWLQQGIISQEAAEIAAEHGMTAIMDRCIKVEEAITMHGRSRA; this comes from the coding sequence ATGAGCTTTGAGAACCCAAGTCGGGAGCAGATCGGAGATATCCTTGCTTCCGCAGGTAATATTGCTGTTGTTGGCCTGTCTGACAAAACAGACCGTACCTCCTATATGGTCGCGGGTGCTATGCAAAGTCGGGGGTATCGGATCATCCCTGTAAACCCTTTGGTTGACGGTGAAATACTGGGAGAGAAGTGCTATCATACGTTAGCGGAAATACCAGAGCCGGTGGACATTGTCAACGTGTTCCGTCGAAGCGAACACTGCGCAAAGGTCGCACAGGAGGCCGCTGACATCGGCGCACGTGTGCTCTGGCTCCAGCAGGGGATAATCAGCCAAGAAGCCGCTGAAATCGCCGCTGAGCACGGTATGACGGCGATTATGGACCGCTGCATCAAGGTCGAAGAAGCGATCACGATGCATGGGCGCAGTCGGGCGTAG
- a CDS encoding glucose PTS transporter subunit IIA yields the protein MNWLGSLQQLGRAIMLPTMVLPAAAILLSLGSLPWSAWGLSSVSEVATYAGQGIFYFMPYLFAVGVAWGLSNQAGTAGLAALAGMFTYDRIVTHMGDGLVQPATLIGILLGIVAGIAQNRFKNIKLPEAIQFFGGSRFVLLFMGLFSAGFAWVMLGISPLLQRGLDDLFQGILQTGGFGVFIYGVLYRVLTAFGLHHILNNVFWFQLGNFTTPDGSTVVQGDLPRFFAGDPTAGIFMAGLFPIMMFALPAIAFAIIQEAREDLKPKIKKTFMRAAMVCFLTGVSEQIEFAFLFASPYLFAVHTVMSGLAMVLTYMLGIHHGFSYSAGAIDFFLNLHLSQRAWLLIPIGIGYGIIYYNLFRWAIRRFQIPTPGREEGSELGDWAGNIPYQAPLILEALGGKENIVQVQSCITRLRLTVHNDRFIDTGALKGLGSAGIIKLGGGNVQVVFGTYSELIREEINKLMLRDLPQVLFSSPMQGRMMPIEEVPDHIFAAKLVGDGVAFLPEKGELTSPVFGKVMHVYPTMHAVGIATPEGLEVLMHIGIDTSQLKGPFEAVVKEGDSVEPGQLLVKFDLAYLREHAASLATPMVITNPDRVKSWSYAPFKNVKKGQSSVMSVVLHESNVGGIEG from the coding sequence TTGAATTGGCTCGGATCATTGCAGCAATTGGGCAGAGCCATAATGCTTCCTACCATGGTACTGCCGGCGGCAGCCATTTTGCTTAGTTTGGGCAGCTTACCTTGGTCTGCATGGGGACTTTCTTCGGTATCCGAAGTGGCTACATACGCTGGGCAGGGAATCTTTTATTTTATGCCTTATTTATTCGCTGTGGGTGTAGCATGGGGATTATCCAATCAAGCTGGAACGGCGGGTCTTGCAGCACTGGCTGGGATGTTCACTTACGACCGGATTGTTACCCATATGGGAGACGGGCTTGTACAACCTGCAACACTTATCGGAATTTTGCTGGGTATAGTCGCCGGTATCGCTCAAAACCGGTTTAAAAATATCAAGCTTCCAGAGGCGATCCAGTTTTTTGGAGGGTCGCGTTTTGTTTTGCTGTTCATGGGATTGTTTTCGGCTGGCTTTGCATGGGTGATGTTAGGGATATCTCCACTTCTGCAGAGAGGACTGGATGATCTTTTTCAAGGAATATTGCAGACTGGCGGATTTGGCGTCTTTATTTATGGAGTGCTATATAGAGTACTAACAGCCTTCGGTCTTCACCATATTCTTAACAATGTGTTTTGGTTTCAGTTAGGAAACTTTACAACTCCTGATGGTAGCACTGTCGTTCAGGGGGATTTGCCACGTTTTTTTGCAGGTGATCCTACGGCTGGCATTTTTATGGCCGGTTTGTTTCCAATTATGATGTTCGCACTGCCTGCCATTGCTTTTGCAATTATTCAGGAAGCGCGTGAGGATTTGAAGCCTAAGATTAAAAAGACTTTCATGCGGGCGGCTATGGTCTGTTTTCTAACCGGGGTTTCGGAGCAGATCGAATTCGCGTTTTTGTTTGCTTCTCCGTATTTATTCGCGGTACATACTGTAATGTCCGGTCTCGCTATGGTGCTCACCTATATGCTTGGGATTCATCACGGGTTCTCATATTCCGCAGGTGCCATTGACTTCTTTTTGAATTTGCATCTGTCACAGAGGGCTTGGCTCTTGATTCCGATCGGTATTGGCTATGGGATTATATATTATAATTTGTTCCGCTGGGCGATTCGTCGTTTTCAGATCCCAACACCAGGACGTGAAGAAGGTTCGGAACTCGGTGATTGGGCAGGCAACATCCCGTATCAGGCACCACTGATCTTGGAGGCGCTTGGTGGTAAGGAGAATATTGTACAAGTACAATCTTGTATCACCCGTTTGAGGCTTACCGTCCACAATGATCGATTTATTGATACTGGGGCGCTTAAAGGTCTTGGTTCTGCTGGGATTATCAAGCTCGGTGGCGGGAATGTTCAGGTAGTATTTGGTACGTATTCTGAGCTGATCCGCGAGGAGATTAATAAGCTGATGCTTCGTGATTTGCCGCAGGTGCTGTTCAGTTCTCCAATGCAGGGTAGAATGATGCCCATTGAGGAAGTACCGGATCACATCTTTGCAGCGAAGCTGGTGGGGGATGGTGTTGCATTTTTGCCAGAAAAAGGGGAACTTACTTCACCTGTATTCGGGAAAGTCATGCACGTCTACCCTACAATGCATGCCGTTGGTATTGCTACGCCGGAAGGGCTGGAAGTACTCATGCATATTGGGATCGACACATCGCAGCTTAAGGGGCCATTTGAGGCGGTTGTAAAAGAAGGCGACAGCGTGGAGCCAGGTCAATTGCTTGTTAAATTCGACCTCGCTTATTTGCGTGAACATGCGGCCTCATTGGCTACACCAATGGTGATTACGAATCCTGATCGAGTAAAATCATGGAGCTACGCTCCATTTAAAAATGTTAAAAAGGGGCAATCTTCAGTAATGTCCGTAGTCTTACATGAAAGTAACGTTGGAGGGATAGAAGGATGA
- the ptsP gene encoding phosphoenolpyruvate--protein phosphotransferase, with protein sequence MIQGIGAAAGVAIGKAFVLPNWEWSLPDTQVNPVDLAKEFERLYEGIRTSKDEIEFIKKEFREVVGPEESSIFDAHLAILDDPVFMSEIRGIIERQYKAAEVAVKEAIDHFVAMFDLLDDEYMKERAVDIKDVGNRLLKHLLGAPEVTLPSDTQPYILVAKELSPSQLAHLNPTYVLGIVTMMGGKTSHSSIMARALGIPLVAGLENNLSNPIQTGDMLVIDGDTGSVQIHPDEVTINEYVSLRNKQHKKKEQLELLATVDAVTKDGVNLRLAGNISSVKELNLALKYGAEGVGLFRTEFLYMDRSSFPTEDEQFEVYKQVVEKVGSNMVVIRSLDIGGDKHLDYFQLPEEQNPFLGYRAIRISLNRQDMFKTQLTAILRASAYGNVKLMFPMISSVEEVQAAKAVLEEVKAELEQRGIPFNRNIPVGIMIEVPAAVMIADLLAEEVDFFSIGTNDLVQYVLAVDRMNEQIAHMYHPYHPAVLRMIRMTVEAARNVKIDISVCGEMAADERSLPLWLELGISDLSMSPQSLLKVKHRTLNTLAMDARRVAKACFHHRTSSETEEILSAFAQKSGITLGASGETKEKASS encoded by the coding sequence ATGATACAAGGCATAGGCGCAGCAGCAGGTGTAGCTATCGGGAAGGCCTTTGTCTTACCGAACTGGGAGTGGAGCTTACCAGACACACAAGTGAACCCAGTGGATCTAGCTAAGGAGTTTGAGCGTTTATACGAAGGTATCCGTACCTCTAAGGACGAGATTGAATTCATCAAAAAAGAATTCAGAGAAGTGGTCGGTCCAGAGGAATCCAGCATTTTTGATGCTCATCTGGCGATATTGGATGATCCGGTGTTCATGAGCGAAATCCGGGGGATTATTGAGCGCCAGTATAAGGCGGCGGAAGTGGCTGTCAAAGAAGCTATTGATCATTTTGTAGCGATGTTTGATCTGCTAGATGATGAATACATGAAGGAGCGGGCGGTTGACATCAAGGATGTCGGCAACCGTCTGTTAAAGCATCTTTTAGGTGCTCCTGAGGTCACGTTGCCATCGGATACACAGCCTTATATTCTCGTTGCGAAGGAGTTGTCTCCTTCCCAGTTAGCTCACTTGAACCCAACTTATGTTCTTGGTATTGTTACTATGATGGGCGGTAAAACCTCACATTCCTCGATTATGGCTCGTGCGCTGGGCATTCCGCTCGTAGCAGGATTGGAGAATAATTTGTCTAACCCTATTCAGACCGGAGACATGCTCGTGATAGACGGAGACACCGGATCTGTGCAAATTCATCCTGATGAGGTAACGATCAATGAATATGTTTCTCTGCGGAATAAGCAGCATAAAAAGAAAGAACAACTGGAATTGCTTGCAACAGTCGATGCCGTCACTAAAGATGGCGTTAACCTGCGATTGGCCGGTAATATCAGTTCAGTTAAAGAACTGAATTTAGCGCTCAAATATGGAGCCGAGGGTGTAGGTCTATTCCGTACAGAGTTTCTTTATATGGATCGCAGTTCTTTCCCGACTGAGGATGAACAATTCGAAGTGTATAAACAGGTTGTCGAGAAGGTAGGCAGCAATATGGTTGTGATCCGTTCGCTGGATATAGGCGGGGACAAGCATCTGGATTATTTCCAGCTACCAGAAGAACAGAATCCGTTCCTTGGCTATCGTGCCATTCGTATCAGCTTGAATCGACAAGATATGTTCAAAACCCAGCTAACCGCTATTTTGCGGGCTAGTGCATACGGGAATGTAAAGCTAATGTTCCCAATGATATCTTCCGTAGAAGAAGTACAGGCAGCAAAAGCTGTATTGGAAGAAGTGAAGGCTGAGCTGGAGCAACGGGGTATACCGTTTAATCGGAATATTCCTGTCGGTATTATGATTGAAGTCCCGGCAGCGGTGATGATTGCTGATCTGCTAGCTGAGGAAGTAGACTTTTTCAGTATCGGCACTAACGATTTAGTGCAATATGTACTAGCAGTAGACCGTATGAATGAACAAATTGCGCATATGTATCATCCCTATCATCCCGCGGTTCTACGAATGATCCGTATGACTGTAGAAGCTGCGCGTAATGTAAAAATAGATATTAGTGTATGTGGTGAAATGGCGGCAGATGAGCGTTCTTTGCCACTCTGGCTGGAGCTAGGTATTAGTGATCTTAGCATGTCGCCGCAGTCACTGCTGAAAGTTAAACATCGTACACTGAATACACTGGCTATGGATGCCAGAAGGGTTGCCAAAGCTTGCTTCCATCATCGTACAAGCTCGGAGACGGAAGAGATCCTGAGTGCTTTTGCTCAGAAAAGCGGTATTACGCTTGGAGCGAGCGGGGAAACAAAGGAGAAAGCTTCTTCTTAG
- a CDS encoding sigma factor, which yields MEHIINDEMEIATTDEETFYELVAEQKRKLYSIAYSYLRNEADSLEVLQEATCRAWIKRKSLKDSERFAPC from the coding sequence ATGGAACACATTATAAATGACGAAATGGAAATTGCCACTACGGATGAAGAAACATTTTACGAGCTTGTAGCTGAACAAAAAAGAAAGCTTTACAGTATTGCTTACAGCTATTTGCGGAATGAAGCAGATTCGCTGGAAGTTCTGCAAGAGGCAACCTGCCGCGCATGGATTAAACGTAAAAGCTTGAAAGACTCGGAGCGTTTTGCTCCCTGTTAA
- a CDS encoding RNA polymerase sigma factor produces the protein MKRRKRNTVTEADRSDVGIMEMKSDRKLDMEHALEGVKLKYRQVLVLKYYKDMTLAEIAEVLDKPEGTVKTWLNKGLKQLRDRMKRKGDLFYG, from the coding sequence TTGAAGCGCAGAAAGAGGAATACAGTCACAGAAGCTGATCGAAGTGATGTAGGGATCATGGAGATGAAAAGCGACCGCAAATTGGACATGGAACATGCACTGGAAGGAGTAAAGCTAAAGTATCGCCAGGTGCTTGTACTCAAATATTACAAGGATATGACCCTTGCAGAAATTGCAGAGGTGCTCGATAAACCGGAGGGCACCGTAAAGACTTGGCTCAATAAAGGACTGAAACAACTGCGTGACAGAATGAAACGGAAGGGGGATCTATTTTATGGCTGA
- a CDS encoding DUF4179 domain-containing protein, whose translation MAESEEKLLNDYFKRIDVEAEEIPEVKLDAAIRKGMQLGNRKRLSFRKRYAVVALAVLAIALLIIVPWANQVINPVRAQLPPKSWGQLEVFRPIIANNLTIKSALDAGMMKEVNISSPEVDGITWTVNGIIADRRGLAVLYTIQNNTDQKMQLAGLSLKKTPEDKYHLSGYSGFSTSNAQEVGSPGTTRMYEQIVWDKHQDEIPEELNITLSLFPDALGQVFNNKDIKKMSVKIPLEIDYNYFQGEVVDLKESLSVAGQKINLDNVYIGPTGIYMRETFDKENTMRIFNMLSPKLVIGKGDLQEELMWASGSNFHNDNMRPDDPIKLEVEGISALDQSKMELVINTETQQILKVPNSNLTISKRMENEEQGVLVLDYFIPKEDKESLDDRGFALGDYFEDSTGSGHMMGPVKDGYSGYKEFNEGSKGTSITYFFNVGKEKLPQPLTFWFNSYPNVIKENASIRIR comes from the coding sequence ATGGCTGAGTCTGAAGAAAAGCTGCTTAACGATTATTTTAAGAGAATCGATGTCGAGGCTGAGGAAATCCCGGAAGTTAAACTGGACGCAGCGATTCGCAAAGGGATGCAGCTAGGTAACCGCAAAAGGTTGTCTTTTAGAAAAAGATACGCTGTTGTTGCGTTAGCGGTCCTAGCTATCGCCTTATTGATTATTGTCCCTTGGGCAAATCAGGTGATAAATCCCGTACGTGCGCAATTACCTCCAAAAAGCTGGGGTCAGCTTGAAGTGTTTAGACCCATTATTGCTAATAATCTGACGATTAAATCAGCACTTGATGCAGGTATGATGAAGGAAGTAAATATCTCCTCTCCTGAGGTGGATGGGATAACATGGACTGTTAACGGAATAATCGCTGATCGTAGAGGTCTTGCTGTACTTTATACAATCCAGAACAATACAGATCAGAAGATGCAGCTTGCTGGCTTGTCTTTGAAAAAGACTCCAGAGGATAAATACCACCTTAGCGGATACAGCGGGTTTAGCACTTCTAATGCACAAGAGGTTGGGTCCCCTGGGACGACTCGTATGTATGAGCAAATCGTCTGGGATAAACATCAGGATGAGATACCAGAGGAGTTGAATATCACATTATCGCTTTTTCCAGATGCTCTTGGTCAAGTTTTTAATAATAAGGATATAAAAAAAATGAGTGTTAAGATTCCTCTGGAGATTGATTACAATTATTTTCAAGGTGAGGTCGTTGATCTGAAGGAAAGCTTGTCAGTTGCTGGACAGAAAATCAATTTGGATAATGTCTATATTGGACCTACGGGTATTTACATGCGGGAAACCTTTGACAAAGAGAATACAATGAGGATTTTTAATATGCTTTCGCCTAAGCTAGTTATCGGGAAAGGGGATCTTCAAGAGGAATTAATGTGGGCAAGTGGTTCGAATTTCCACAATGACAATATGAGACCTGATGATCCAATCAAACTTGAAGTTGAAGGAATCTCTGCTCTAGATCAATCAAAGATGGAGCTTGTGATTAACACCGAAACACAGCAGATTCTGAAGGTGCCAAACAGCAATCTGACGATTTCCAAACGAATGGAGAACGAAGAGCAGGGGGTTTTAGTATTGGATTACTTTATTCCTAAAGAAGATAAGGAGTCGCTTGATGATAGAGGTTTTGCACTGGGCGATTATTTTGAGGATAGCACTGGAAGTGGGCATATGATGGGACCTGTCAAAGATGGTTACTCGGGATATAAAGAGTTTAATGAAGGTAGTAAGGGAACTTCAATAACCTATTTCTTCAATGTAGGCAAGGAAAAGCTACCCCAACCGTTGACTTTCTGGTTTAATTCTTATCCAAACGTAATCAAGGAGAATGCGTCCATTCGGATCAGATAA
- a CDS encoding type 1 glutamine amidotransferase domain-containing protein has translation MRLAGKKVIALVDDEFEDLELWYPVYRVREEGAEVHLAGLEKDKTYIGKYGVPAKAEYSWDDLNAADYDGILVPGGWAPDKIRRYSAVLKLVQDFNAAKKPIGQICHAGWVLISAKILEGVTVTSTPGIRDDMENAGAIWKDEAVVTDGHIISARRPPDLPPYGKAFCDALAGE, from the coding sequence ATGAGACTAGCTGGCAAAAAGGTCATAGCACTCGTAGACGATGAATTTGAAGATTTGGAGCTCTGGTATCCCGTGTACCGAGTGAGAGAAGAAGGTGCTGAGGTTCACTTGGCAGGTTTGGAAAAAGATAAGACGTACATCGGCAAATACGGTGTACCTGCAAAGGCAGAGTACTCCTGGGACGATTTAAACGCTGCTGATTATGATGGTATACTAGTTCCTGGCGGCTGGGCTCCGGATAAAATCCGCAGATACAGCGCCGTTCTAAAGCTCGTGCAAGATTTCAATGCAGCTAAGAAACCAATCGGGCAGATCTGCCACGCAGGTTGGGTGTTAATCTCCGCTAAAATTCTAGAAGGTGTAACGGTCACCTCCACGCCGGGCATCCGTGATGACATGGAGAATGCCGGAGCCATCTGGAAGGATGAAGCAGTGGTTACAGATGGACATATCATCTCCGCTCGTCGCCCACCAGATCTGCCGCCTTACGGTAAAGCTTTTTGTGATGCACTAGCTGGGGAATAG
- the ccpA gene encoding catabolite control protein A translates to MTVTIYDVAREAGVSMATVSRVVNNNPNVKPQTRKKVFEAIERLGYRPNAVARGLASKKTTTVGVVIPDISNSIFAEIARGIEDIANMYHYNIILCNADKRKEKEIRVINTLLEKQVDGLLFMGGTVTEEHIQAFQTSAVPIVLCATRDEKGTYPSVDIDHETAAFDAVNTLIRHGHREIAMISGTLQDPANGYARFHGYKKALEQAGIEYQEDLVRIGNYRYESGVEAMKYFLGLKKKPTAIFAATDEMAIGAIHSIQDEGLKVPDDFSIISVDNIRMASMVRPLLTTVAQPMYDLGAVAMRLLTKLMKKETVENPRVILPHETILRLSVNHLNK, encoded by the coding sequence TTGACGGTAACCATTTACGATGTAGCTCGAGAAGCAGGCGTATCTATGGCTACGGTATCACGGGTTGTGAATAATAACCCTAACGTGAAACCGCAGACCCGGAAGAAAGTTTTTGAAGCGATTGAGCGTTTGGGATATCGTCCCAATGCCGTGGCGAGAGGACTTGCCAGTAAGAAAACGACAACCGTTGGGGTTGTTATCCCTGATATTTCAAACTCGATTTTTGCAGAAATTGCACGCGGGATTGAAGATATCGCGAACATGTATCATTACAATATCATATTGTGTAACGCGGATAAGCGTAAAGAAAAGGAAATCCGTGTCATCAATACCCTTTTGGAGAAACAGGTCGATGGTCTGCTCTTCATGGGTGGTACGGTAACTGAAGAACACATTCAAGCATTCCAGACTTCTGCAGTTCCGATTGTCCTATGTGCTACGCGCGATGAGAAGGGAACCTATCCTTCAGTTGACATTGATCATGAAACCGCTGCTTTTGACGCTGTGAATACGCTGATTCGTCACGGTCACCGTGAGATCGCAATGATCAGTGGCACACTACAGGATCCTGCGAATGGATATGCGCGTTTCCATGGTTATAAGAAGGCACTTGAACAGGCTGGAATTGAGTACCAAGAGGACTTGGTGCGTATCGGTAACTACCGCTATGAATCTGGTGTCGAAGCCATGAAGTATTTCCTTGGACTCAAGAAGAAGCCAACTGCTATTTTTGCCGCAACAGACGAGATGGCTATTGGTGCAATTCACAGTATTCAGGATGAAGGCCTGAAGGTACCGGATGACTTCTCCATTATTAGTGTGGATAACATCCGTATGGCTTCGATGGTTCGTCCATTGTTGACAACTGTAGCTCAGCCTATGTATGACCTAGGCGCGGTAGCAATGAGACTTTTGACGAAACTCATGAAGAAAGAGACTGTTGAGAATCCGCGGGTTATCCTGCCTCATGAAACGATTCTCCGTTTGTCTGTCAATCATCTTAATAAGTAA
- a CDS encoding 5'-methylthioadenosine/adenosylhomocysteine nucleosidase, producing the protein MREIIGLIGAMDEEIKLLQEGMENKETKVKAGIHYYIGNILGKSVVLCKSGVGKVNAAVTTQILIDTFGVSRVLFTGVAGAVHPELNIGDIVISSTCIQHDMDATALGFSRGEIPYQGNSVFQADPELVLLAERACNELGQKYLVGKVLSGDQFISNAEIVAELRGELDGACVEMEGAAVAQVCEMNATPFVIIRSMSDKSDGSAEVNFKEFTVESSHRSHSILEFMLRYL; encoded by the coding sequence TTGCGTGAAATTATTGGATTAATAGGTGCGATGGATGAAGAAATTAAGCTACTACAAGAAGGAATGGAGAATAAGGAGACGAAAGTCAAAGCAGGAATACATTATTACATAGGAAATATATTAGGTAAGTCCGTAGTCCTCTGTAAATCTGGGGTAGGCAAAGTGAATGCCGCAGTTACGACACAAATTCTAATCGATACCTTTGGTGTATCACGTGTGCTGTTTACTGGGGTTGCTGGAGCTGTGCATCCTGAACTGAATATTGGAGATATTGTTATATCGTCTACTTGTATACAGCATGACATGGATGCTACGGCGCTTGGCTTTTCAAGAGGTGAAATACCTTATCAGGGAAACTCCGTCTTTCAGGCAGACCCTGAATTGGTGCTGCTTGCTGAGAGGGCTTGTAACGAGCTAGGCCAAAAGTACTTGGTTGGCAAGGTACTTTCAGGTGATCAATTCATTTCTAATGCGGAGATTGTAGCCGAATTAAGAGGGGAGTTGGACGGAGCATGTGTGGAGATGGAAGGGGCGGCGGTTGCTCAAGTATGTGAGATGAACGCCACTCCCTTTGTCATTATTCGTTCAATGTCTGATAAGTCTGATGGGTCAGCAGAGGTGAATTTTAAGGAATTCACGGTGGAATCTTCGCATCGCTCGCATTCCATATTAGAATTTATGCTACGATACCTCTAG
- a CDS encoding GNAT family N-acetyltransferase — protein sequence MEHRKIPVSHTLSYKGRTITVSGPRSPEDLEALHMHLDLDAFRRPIEQHEALVEIASLPEGRVITAVENGAIVGYVTFHYPDEMELWSQGGMMDLIELGAIEVSNDYRGAGLGRLLISTAFEQEQLENCIVFTTEYYWHWDLKGSGLDVWAYRQMMERLMKTVNMVWYATDDPEICSHPANCLMVRIGQEVPMASQETFDRVRFRQRFMY from the coding sequence ATGGAACATCGTAAAATCCCTGTTTCCCATACGCTATCATATAAAGGTAGAACAATTACAGTAAGTGGCCCCCGATCTCCAGAGGACCTTGAAGCCCTCCACATGCATCTTGACCTTGATGCCTTTCGCAGGCCGATAGAGCAGCATGAGGCTCTCGTAGAGATTGCTAGCTTGCCAGAAGGACGTGTGATTACGGCTGTAGAGAACGGCGCTATTGTAGGCTATGTGACCTTTCATTATCCGGATGAAATGGAACTATGGTCACAGGGTGGAATGATGGATCTAATTGAGCTTGGGGCTATAGAAGTGAGTAATGATTATAGGGGAGCCGGACTTGGCCGGCTGCTGATTTCCACTGCTTTTGAGCAGGAGCAATTGGAGAATTGTATTGTCTTTACAACAGAGTATTATTGGCACTGGGATTTAAAAGGCAGTGGGCTTGATGTATGGGCTTATCGTCAAATGATGGAGCGGCTAATGAAAACTGTAAATATGGTTTGGTATGCTACAGATGATCCCGAAATCTGTTCACATCCAGCGAACTGTCTAATGGTCCGTATTGGACAAGAGGTACCTATGGCTTCACAGGAGACATTCGACAGAGTACGCTTTAGACAGCGCTTCATGTACTAA